In Rhodopirellula bahusiensis, the following proteins share a genomic window:
- the tssI gene encoding type VI secretion system Vgr family protein, with product MTLTQANRPIAVSTPLDDDALVLTGVTWTEQLGRPFGGTLDLVSSEGDIDPLDLLKEPVSIRIGDPDDSPEYLHGYVTRFGQVGTSAGLYQYHATLAPWMGLLRHVGGSQVFQQQTVVEIAKAVIESRGFTGELEDRLTQTYRQRAYCVQYGESDFQFLSRLFEEEGIYYFFEYTEDQHTLVLCDDVSAHQASASFGSLPYHAVEQPGTETCLSQWTYERDFNTASYVLRDYDFQKPRAEMTVRQNASDTASDWEWYEFPGQFFETDDGQHYARVLTEAATSDQHATAADVSTPSVIAGNLLTMTSHPVDDLNQEYLIVGRHLMITTGDVSAGSGGAHSFHLNNRLRLLPSSIPFRSRQTTERPIMAGPQIATVVGPDGEEIWTDAYGRIKVQFAWDLIGTGDDRSSCWIRVTQPWTGKGWGAVSIPRVGEEVIVAFLDGNVDRPIVTGRVFNADRMPPEDLADGQAKTVFRTRSTQKGDVNCFHELTFDDTKDAEQIYLHSERDFVREVENNDSLKVGFDKSDSGDQTIEIYNDQNVQIGVGSGSGSQTTEIGQDRTTTIDAGNDNLTVKQGDQNVSVESGAITIEAAKSITIKCGQSSIELTPSGINIQASEIAIKGDTKISMAAPEVDAAADASMTLKGNASAELSSGGSLTVKGAIVQIN from the coding sequence ATGACTCTGACCCAAGCCAACCGTCCGATCGCCGTCAGCACACCGCTGGATGACGATGCGCTCGTGTTGACCGGTGTGACTTGGACAGAACAACTCGGGCGCCCCTTTGGTGGGACGTTGGATTTGGTCAGCTCTGAAGGCGACATCGATCCGCTCGACCTGCTCAAAGAACCAGTCTCGATTCGCATCGGCGATCCAGACGACTCGCCCGAATACCTGCACGGCTATGTCACACGTTTCGGTCAGGTTGGCACCAGCGCGGGCTTGTACCAATACCACGCCACACTTGCTCCCTGGATGGGATTGCTGCGACATGTTGGCGGATCGCAAGTCTTTCAACAGCAGACGGTCGTCGAAATCGCCAAAGCCGTGATCGAATCGCGAGGCTTCACCGGCGAACTGGAAGACCGACTCACGCAAACGTATCGCCAACGAGCCTACTGCGTGCAATACGGCGAATCGGACTTCCAATTCCTCAGTCGACTGTTTGAAGAAGAAGGCATCTACTACTTCTTCGAATACACCGAAGACCAACACACGCTGGTGCTTTGCGACGACGTCAGCGCCCACCAAGCGTCGGCGTCGTTTGGTTCGCTGCCCTATCACGCGGTGGAACAACCGGGCACCGAAACGTGTCTTTCGCAGTGGACCTATGAGCGCGACTTCAACACGGCGTCGTACGTGTTGCGAGACTACGATTTCCAAAAGCCTCGCGCCGAAATGACCGTTCGTCAAAACGCGTCGGACACGGCAAGCGACTGGGAATGGTACGAATTCCCGGGTCAGTTCTTCGAGACCGACGACGGCCAACACTACGCTCGCGTTCTGACCGAAGCCGCCACGTCAGACCAACACGCCACCGCCGCGGACGTGTCGACTCCCTCGGTGATCGCCGGCAACCTTTTGACGATGACGTCGCATCCCGTCGATGATCTCAATCAAGAGTACCTGATCGTGGGCCGGCATCTGATGATAACAACCGGCGATGTTTCGGCCGGCAGTGGAGGTGCACACTCCTTTCACCTGAACAATCGACTGCGGTTGCTTCCTTCGTCCATTCCCTTCCGCAGTCGACAAACGACCGAGCGGCCGATCATGGCGGGCCCTCAAATTGCAACGGTCGTGGGTCCCGATGGCGAAGAAATCTGGACCGACGCCTATGGCCGCATCAAAGTCCAATTCGCTTGGGATCTGATTGGCACCGGTGACGACCGCAGCTCCTGCTGGATTCGCGTGACGCAGCCTTGGACTGGCAAGGGATGGGGTGCGGTATCGATTCCGCGAGTTGGCGAAGAAGTGATCGTCGCGTTCTTGGACGGCAACGTGGATCGACCGATCGTGACCGGGCGGGTCTTCAATGCCGATCGCATGCCCCCGGAAGATCTGGCCGACGGGCAAGCCAAAACGGTCTTTCGCACACGCAGCACCCAAAAAGGGGACGTGAACTGTTTCCATGAGTTGACGTTTGATGACACGAAAGATGCCGAGCAGATCTACCTGCACAGCGAACGCGATTTTGTTCGAGAGGTCGAAAACAATGATTCATTGAAGGTCGGTTTCGACAAATCAGACAGCGGCGACCAAACGATCGAGATCTACAACGACCAGAACGTCCAAATCGGAGTCGGTAGCGGATCGGGAAGCCAGACCACCGAGATCGGACAAGACCGCACGACCACCATCGACGCGGGTAACGACAACCTGACGGTCAAACAAGGCGATCAAAATGTATCGGTCGAAAGCGGCGCGATCACGATCGAAGCGGCCAAGTCGATCACGATCAAGTGTGGTCAATCTTCCATTGAGCTGACGCCGTCGGGCATCAACATCCAAGCAAGCGAGATCGCCATCAAGGGTGATACCAAGATCAGCATGGCGGCTCCCGAAGTCGACGCCGCCGCTGATGCATCCATGACACTGAAAGGTAACGCATCAGCGGAACTGAGCTCCGGCGGATCGCTCACAGTCAAAGGAGCCATCGTCCAAATCAACTAG
- the tssG gene encoding type VI secretion system baseplate subunit TssG, with the protein MTTSDSTATWEQRLTEELGKPVQSLDFFQAMRRIEAESPTLPRVGHARQTSQEAVRIRQTSALDFAPATIDRIDSGHDERAHISQRFFGLLGPGGPLPLHMTETVRHETRHNADPTLESFLNLFHHRMATLFYRAWSSSRGAVQRDRPETDRFAAYLGSISGTLNPGAESNAAPTSTDNSGLYFSGRFGSTHRNAEGLAAVVSATVHADANVKTFRLRQLRLEPEDRTVLSRSERPSGRGETAGRGGRLGQSVVLGRSVPDRCSMIDLDVGPIAFDLFQQLLPGGESHNTLRELIRGYVDPGLDCRVRLILDRHTIPRLSLGRIGALGRSAWVHGKAPRADVGDCQFIL; encoded by the coding sequence ATGACCACTTCAGACTCCACCGCCACCTGGGAACAGCGTCTCACGGAAGAACTCGGGAAACCGGTTCAGTCGCTCGATTTCTTTCAGGCGATGCGACGAATCGAAGCCGAGTCACCGACGCTGCCACGAGTTGGTCACGCCAGACAAACGAGCCAAGAGGCCGTTCGGATCCGGCAAACATCGGCACTGGACTTTGCCCCGGCAACGATCGATCGAATCGATTCGGGACACGATGAACGCGCCCACATTAGCCAACGATTCTTTGGTCTGCTGGGGCCCGGAGGTCCATTGCCTCTGCATATGACCGAGACCGTTCGGCATGAAACCAGGCACAACGCTGACCCCACGTTGGAATCGTTTCTGAACCTATTCCATCACCGCATGGCAACGCTGTTCTACCGAGCGTGGAGCAGCAGTCGCGGTGCGGTCCAGCGTGATCGACCAGAAACGGACCGGTTCGCAGCGTACTTGGGTTCCATCTCGGGCACGCTGAATCCCGGAGCAGAATCCAACGCCGCCCCAACCTCAACTGACAACTCAGGGCTGTACTTCAGCGGCCGATTTGGGTCCACACATCGCAACGCGGAAGGTCTCGCGGCGGTGGTTTCCGCGACCGTGCATGCGGATGCGAATGTCAAGACATTTCGATTGCGGCAACTCCGTTTGGAACCAGAAGACCGAACGGTGCTCTCTCGATCGGAACGGCCATCTGGTCGCGGAGAAACCGCGGGCAGGGGTGGTCGCCTGGGACAAAGCGTTGTGCTCGGACGCAGTGTCCCGGATCGTTGCTCGATGATCGACTTGGACGTGGGTCCGATCGCGTTTGATTTGTTTCAACAACTACTTCCTGGCGGCGAGTCGCACAACACGCTTCGTGAATTGATTCGTGGTTACGTCGATCCCGGATTGGATTGCCGCGTTCGTTTGATCTTGGATCGCCACACGATCCCACGTTTGTCACTCGGACGAATCGGTGCTCTCGGCCGAAGTGCTTGGGTTCATGGGAAAGCTCCCCGCGCCGATGTCGGCGACTGTCAATTCATTCTCTAG
- the tssF gene encoding type VI secretion system baseplate subunit TssF: protein MEAQFLDHYNRELGYLRELGAEFAQEYPAVAGRLGMDEFACADPFVERLLEGFAFLAARVHRRLDSEFPQLTRGLLQSIYPHYTRPIPSAAIVQIHPDPDEGSLASGYRLPRGSRLQGPSSQTCPTPCRFETTAPVDLWPIQLVDVEWVERGTATRRPMPSIMKGMPCRAALRITLQTTAGLPMSALDLDSLPIHLRGGETAHQLLELLIAHQNGIVVGDAASDQWQRLDSASLVAGGFDDAEASLPGEPRSFSGYRLLQEYFLLPEKFLFVTLNGLSHAVSMAKGNQLEIIIGVDQSQKDLVGRLNREHLALHCVPAVNLFKQRADRVPISETKSEHQLLVDRSRPMDFEIWSVEQLLGHGTSAQQEVEFLPLYAPPTNMAARQQHAAYYTLDRRPRQPSTNQREYGHRSPYLGTEVFVTLTDSSQRPSRHPIRQLSSTVYCTNRDLALLKPEAGWRDAFTLDGPGPVASISCLSGPTTPRAPLTTEDGETCWRLVNHLTSNFLSLCDREKSTDPNSNHAAALLRQTLYLYCPEDLPATRRQVDGILSVTNQAVTRQIPMPGPIVHGRGVHLELELDESAFEGGGAFLLAGVLDRFMARFVSLNSFTQTSLRTPTRGPVHRWPVRTGKTALI from the coding sequence ATGGAAGCTCAGTTCCTCGATCATTACAACCGAGAACTCGGCTACCTGAGAGAACTGGGGGCGGAGTTCGCACAAGAATACCCCGCGGTCGCCGGCCGCTTGGGCATGGACGAATTCGCCTGCGCCGATCCTTTCGTCGAACGATTGTTAGAAGGATTCGCGTTTTTGGCGGCGCGAGTGCATCGCCGCTTGGATTCCGAGTTTCCACAACTCACCCGCGGATTGCTGCAATCGATCTACCCGCACTACACGCGGCCGATCCCATCCGCGGCGATCGTTCAAATTCACCCGGATCCCGACGAGGGATCGCTGGCCAGCGGCTACCGTTTGCCCCGCGGCTCTCGTTTGCAGGGTCCGTCCAGCCAAACCTGCCCGACGCCTTGCCGATTCGAAACAACCGCTCCGGTTGATTTGTGGCCGATCCAATTGGTGGACGTTGAATGGGTAGAACGTGGCACCGCGACCCGTCGCCCGATGCCTTCCATCATGAAGGGCATGCCCTGTCGTGCGGCACTGCGAATCACGCTTCAAACCACGGCTGGTTTGCCGATGTCGGCACTCGACCTGGACAGCCTGCCGATTCATCTTCGCGGTGGCGAAACCGCGCACCAGTTGCTTGAGCTACTCATCGCCCATCAGAACGGCATCGTTGTCGGCGACGCCGCTTCGGATCAATGGCAACGACTGGATTCGGCATCGCTGGTCGCTGGTGGTTTCGATGACGCAGAAGCATCGCTACCCGGCGAGCCTCGTTCGTTCAGTGGATACCGATTGCTGCAAGAGTATTTCTTGTTGCCCGAAAAGTTCCTGTTCGTAACCCTAAACGGGTTGTCCCACGCGGTTTCGATGGCAAAGGGAAACCAGCTCGAAATCATCATCGGAGTTGACCAATCGCAGAAGGATTTGGTGGGACGTCTCAACCGTGAACACTTGGCTTTGCACTGTGTCCCAGCAGTCAACTTGTTCAAGCAACGCGCGGATCGAGTCCCGATTTCGGAAACCAAATCCGAACACCAACTGTTGGTCGACCGCAGCCGACCGATGGACTTTGAAATTTGGTCGGTCGAACAACTGCTTGGTCACGGAACATCGGCTCAGCAAGAAGTCGAGTTCCTGCCGCTTTACGCGCCACCAACCAACATGGCCGCTCGTCAGCAACACGCGGCCTACTACACGCTCGATCGTCGTCCTCGGCAACCTTCGACGAACCAACGTGAATACGGTCATCGCTCACCGTACTTGGGAACAGAAGTCTTTGTGACGCTGACGGATTCGAGTCAACGACCATCGCGGCATCCGATTCGCCAACTGTCGTCCACGGTCTACTGCACCAACCGCGACCTCGCCCTGCTGAAACCTGAAGCGGGTTGGCGGGACGCGTTCACCCTGGATGGCCCCGGACCGGTTGCCTCCATCAGTTGTCTGTCCGGCCCAACCACTCCCCGAGCACCGCTGACCACCGAAGATGGCGAGACGTGTTGGCGACTGGTCAATCACTTGACGTCAAACTTCCTCTCGCTGTGCGATCGCGAAAAGTCGACGGATCCCAACTCGAATCATGCGGCGGCGTTGCTGCGGCAAACGCTGTATCTGTATTGCCCAGAAGACTTGCCCGCGACACGTCGCCAAGTGGACGGGATTCTATCGGTGACCAATCAAGCGGTCACACGGCAGATCCCCATGCCCGGCCCCATCGTTCACGGTCGAGGCGTGCACCTGGAATTGGAGTTGGACGAGTCAGCGTTCGAAGGCGGAGGTGCGTTCTTGTTAGCGGGAGTGCTGGATCGTTTCATGGCACGCTTTGTGTCTTTGAACAGCTTCACGCAAACGTCGCTCCGCACGCCCACACGTGGCCCGGTGCATCGATGGCCAGTTCGCACCGGGAAAACCGCACTGATCTAG
- a CDS encoding type VI secretion system baseplate subunit TssE yields the protein MASNEPIEQPSSSLLDRLIRGENGGGGDVRVVPNPGSRGGVSRRQRRQQMAILSSQIERDLLALFGTRRMSEDTDLSAWPLVQKSVLNYGVPDLTGRTSSGLDLRLLQREFTEAIRCFEPRLRADTLNVTCRLNEYVRGDVIVQIQALFGPSDALESFAMGISICLGNGQCQKVVPGNGQRRAA from the coding sequence ATGGCATCCAACGAACCGATCGAACAACCGTCATCCTCGCTACTGGATCGATTGATCCGTGGCGAGAACGGTGGCGGTGGCGACGTTCGTGTGGTGCCAAATCCCGGATCGCGCGGCGGTGTTTCACGCCGTCAACGTCGCCAACAGATGGCGATATTGAGTTCGCAAATCGAACGCGATCTGTTGGCGTTGTTTGGAACACGCCGAATGTCCGAGGACACCGATCTGTCGGCTTGGCCGTTGGTTCAAAAGAGCGTTTTGAACTATGGCGTTCCTGATTTGACGGGCAGGACCAGCAGCGGATTGGACCTGCGACTTCTTCAACGAGAATTCACCGAAGCGATTCGGTGTTTCGAACCTCGTTTGCGAGCGGACACTCTGAATGTCACGTGTCGCTTGAACGAATACGTGCGTGGCGACGTGATCGTGCAAATCCAGGCCCTCTTTGGCCCCTCCGATGCGTTGGAGTCCTTTGCGATGGGCATCTCAATCTGCCTGGGCAATGGCCAATGCCAAAAAGTGGTGCCAGGAAACGGCCAACGCCGAGCGGCGTAG
- a CDS encoding Hcp family type VI secretion system effector codes for MIFLKFTTEIKGDASVSGYEDQIKLTSVSFGANRTVASVAGSSARETGSPAFTELNCSKDFDIASTELFMQSVSGASLQGATLTYLQTDNEGNPQVYLTVTLVDPIVTSYSQSSMGDSKPCENFTLNFTEIKMAYTKYDGDSAKKATEKGWNLSEQKAA; via the coding sequence ATGATTTTTTTGAAGTTCACCACCGAAATCAAAGGCGACGCAAGCGTCTCTGGTTACGAAGATCAGATCAAGTTGACCTCGGTCTCTTTCGGTGCCAATCGTACCGTCGCAAGTGTTGCCGGCAGCTCGGCTCGTGAGACCGGTTCGCCCGCGTTCACCGAGCTGAACTGCTCGAAGGACTTCGACATCGCCTCGACTGAACTGTTCATGCAAAGTGTCTCGGGTGCTTCGCTGCAAGGCGCAACCCTGACCTACTTGCAAACGGACAACGAAGGCAACCCACAGGTTTACTTGACCGTGACATTGGTTGACCCGATCGTCACCAGCTACTCACAGTCGAGCATGGGCGACAGCAAGCCTTGCGAAAACTTCACGCTCAACTTCACCGAGATCAAAATGGCGTACACCAAGTACGACGGCGACTCGGCGAAGAAAGCAACCGAGAAGGGCTGGAACCTGTCGGAACAGAAAGCCGCCTAG
- the tssC gene encoding type VI secretion system contractile sheath large subunit, protein MSETQSETTEAAPDVSDTITLDTLSELLEAEFKPRTDDAGLAVTRAVNTLAAQLVTSEMVAESDVIKTIEALVAEIDGKISEQMNEILHHDDFQQLEGAWRGFSHLVNNTETDEMLKIRVLNISKKDLHKTLKKFKGTAWDQSPIFKKLYEEEYGQFGGEPYGALIGDYYFDHSPVDVELLGEIAKVSAAAHAPFITAAAPSLMHMDSWQELGNPRDLTKIFQTVEYASWRSLRDDEDSRYVGLTMPRFLSRQPYGAATNPVEEFAFEEETAGPDHSRYVWSNSAYAFAVNINRSFKMHGWCSRIRGVESGGAVEKLPVHVFPTDDGGVDMKCPTEISISDRREAELAKNGMMPLVFRKNSDLAAFIGAQSLNNPSLFEDDDATANARLSGRLPYLFAVCRFAHYLKCIVRDKVGSFKERADMQVWLNNWISQYVDTNPATASELDKARRPLAGAEVVVEEIPGNPGYYTAKFFLRPHFQLEGLTVSLRLVSKLPSAKAA, encoded by the coding sequence ATGAGCGAAACACAATCGGAAACCACGGAAGCCGCTCCCGACGTCAGCGACACCATCACACTGGACACGTTGTCTGAATTGTTGGAAGCCGAATTCAAGCCACGCACCGACGACGCCGGGCTGGCTGTCACACGAGCCGTCAACACGCTCGCCGCTCAACTTGTGACCAGCGAAATGGTTGCCGAGAGCGACGTGATCAAGACGATCGAAGCCTTGGTGGCGGAAATCGACGGCAAGATCTCAGAGCAAATGAATGAGATTTTGCACCACGATGACTTCCAACAACTCGAAGGCGCATGGCGTGGTTTCTCACACTTGGTGAACAACACCGAGACCGATGAGATGCTGAAAATTCGCGTCTTGAACATCTCCAAGAAAGACCTTCACAAGACGCTGAAGAAGTTCAAAGGAACCGCTTGGGATCAAAGCCCGATCTTCAAGAAGCTGTATGAAGAAGAGTACGGCCAATTCGGTGGTGAACCCTACGGTGCATTGATCGGTGACTACTACTTCGATCACTCGCCAGTCGACGTCGAATTGCTGGGCGAGATCGCCAAGGTCTCCGCCGCCGCACACGCACCATTCATCACCGCCGCAGCACCTTCGCTGATGCACATGGATTCGTGGCAAGAACTCGGCAATCCTCGTGATTTGACCAAGATCTTCCAAACTGTCGAATACGCTTCATGGCGTTCGCTTCGCGACGACGAAGATTCGCGTTACGTCGGTTTGACGATGCCACGCTTCCTGTCACGCCAGCCTTACGGTGCCGCGACAAATCCCGTCGAAGAATTCGCGTTCGAAGAAGAAACCGCGGGTCCTGACCACAGCCGATACGTGTGGTCCAACAGTGCCTACGCGTTCGCTGTGAACATCAACCGCTCGTTCAAAATGCACGGCTGGTGCTCACGCATTCGTGGCGTGGAATCGGGCGGAGCAGTTGAGAAGTTGCCCGTTCACGTGTTCCCAACCGATGATGGCGGCGTGGACATGAAGTGTCCAACCGAAATCTCGATCAGCGATCGACGGGAAGCGGAATTGGCGAAGAACGGAATGATGCCATTGGTGTTCCGCAAGAACAGCGATTTGGCCGCCTTCATCGGTGCTCAGTCACTGAACAACCCCAGCTTGTTCGAAGACGACGACGCAACCGCCAACGCTCGTTTGTCGGGTCGTTTGCCGTATCTGTTTGCCGTCTGCCGCTTTGCACACTACTTGAAGTGCATCGTCCGCGACAAAGTGGGTTCGTTCAAAGAACGTGCCGACATGCAAGTCTGGCTCAACAACTGGATCAGCCAGTACGTCGACACCAACCCAGCAACCGCATCGGAACTGGACAAAGCTCGTCGTCCGTTGGCAGGTGCAGAAGTGGTCGTCGAAGAGATCCCAGGTAACCCGGGATACTACACCGCCAAGTTCTTCTTGCGTCCTCACTTCCAACTGGAAGGTTTGACCGTGTCATTGCGACTCGTTAGCAAGCTGCCGTCTGCCAAGGCCGCTTGA
- the tssB gene encoding type VI secretion system contractile sheath small subunit, protein MSESSQKFIARNRPPRVQIEYDVETYGSEKKVQLPFVMGVLADLSGNPSEPLEDVADRKFLETDIDNFDDRLKSMKPRAAFQVDNTLTGEGSLNVDLTFESMDDFTPGQIAKRVEPLNKLLNARTQLAQLVTYMDGKAGAEELVSRLINDPELLKELAEKPLEIDESDSAAEAA, encoded by the coding sequence ATGTCCGAAAGCAGCCAAAAATTCATTGCTCGTAACCGTCCGCCTCGCGTTCAAATCGAATACGACGTGGAAACTTACGGTTCCGAGAAGAAGGTTCAGCTTCCTTTCGTGATGGGAGTGCTTGCTGACTTGTCGGGCAATCCGTCCGAGCCACTCGAAGACGTCGCCGATCGAAAGTTCCTGGAAACGGACATCGACAATTTCGACGACCGTTTGAAATCGATGAAGCCACGCGCTGCGTTTCAAGTGGACAACACGCTGACCGGCGAAGGCAGCCTGAACGTCGACTTGACCTTCGAGTCCATGGACGATTTCACACCTGGCCAAATCGCCAAACGTGTGGAACCACTCAACAAGTTGCTCAACGCACGCACGCAATTGGCTCAGTTGGTGACCTACATGGACGGCAAAGCCGGCGCCGAAGAATTGGTGTCCCGATTGATCAACGATCCTGAACTGTTGAAAGAGCTCGCTGAGAAGCCGCTCGAAATTGATGAATCTGATTCGGCCGCAGAAGCCGCCTGA
- the tssA gene encoding type VI secretion system protein TssA, whose product MTIAELSMLTAPVSPDSPSGESLEYDARFVEMTRLAEGTREQQYGKTVIAAQPPEWRTIHHLAIEMASETRDLRLAVLLVESLTHLKGLDGLTESMTLLRDWVRDHWDDVHPQLDPEDNNDPFIRINALGRLCEPERLPSMIGRMTLVESLPHVVVTLNDVRRSRGELNASSSADSPTPMEVEAAFLALPVAELRHRYEACQQAENALLETVEFLDQHLGTGIWETKELSSCLSACSQLFKTHLRQRLSVSDAAVKDVSGDECEPAASHDTSNQWDSGDVDESIISLSRIRVQSREEAAQVLDAATKYFELYEPSSPVPLLLRRARRMINQDFVDIIRELAPDALSQARNLAGQFDD is encoded by the coding sequence ATGACAATTGCCGAACTCTCAATGCTGACCGCTCCCGTGTCTCCGGACTCGCCTTCTGGCGAAAGTCTTGAGTACGACGCACGGTTTGTTGAGATGACTCGGTTGGCAGAAGGCACTCGGGAACAGCAATACGGCAAGACTGTCATTGCTGCTCAACCGCCGGAATGGCGGACCATTCACCACCTTGCGATTGAGATGGCGAGCGAGACTCGTGATCTGCGATTGGCCGTTCTTTTGGTCGAAAGCCTGACGCACCTAAAGGGACTCGACGGCCTGACCGAATCGATGACGCTTCTTCGCGATTGGGTCCGCGACCATTGGGACGATGTTCATCCGCAACTGGATCCCGAAGACAACAACGATCCGTTCATACGAATCAATGCCCTTGGTCGTCTTTGCGAACCCGAGCGATTGCCATCGATGATCGGCCGGATGACCTTGGTCGAATCGCTGCCTCATGTGGTGGTGACGCTCAACGACGTTCGTCGGTCGCGTGGCGAGCTCAATGCGAGTTCATCCGCGGATTCCCCCACGCCGATGGAAGTGGAAGCCGCTTTTTTGGCGTTGCCGGTTGCCGAGCTTCGACATCGCTATGAAGCCTGCCAACAAGCCGAAAACGCACTGCTTGAGACGGTGGAATTCCTGGACCAGCATCTCGGAACCGGGATTTGGGAAACCAAAGAGCTGTCGTCCTGCCTGTCCGCGTGCAGCCAATTATTCAAGACACACCTTCGACAACGTTTGTCCGTTTCGGATGCCGCGGTCAAAGATGTCAGCGGCGATGAATGCGAGCCAGCCGCTTCCCACGACACTTCCAATCAGTGGGACTCCGGGGATGTTGACGAATCAATCATCAGCCTCAGCCGTATTCGGGTTCAGTCACGTGAAGAAGCCGCGCAAGTTCTCGACGCGGCGACGAAGTACTTCGAGTTGTACGAACCATCCAGCCCGGTGCCGTTGTTGCTGCGTCGGGCTCGCCGGATGATCAACCAAGACTTCGTCGACATCATTCGCGAACTCGCACCCGATGCGCTCTCGCAAGCAAGAAACCTGGCTGGCCAGTTTGACGACTGA